ACCATCATGGCACCCTGAAATAACAAGTAGACTGTAATGAAAAATGGAGCTTTTTCAGCAAAAGTTCTCAATGCTTGCCAATCCTTCCTAATGCCTTTCCACGACATCGGTTCGCGTACTTTCCCCGTTTGATCCAAATCGTCAGGAAGAAGGAAGATCAAGAAGGCACAGATCAGGAATGTAATACCGTTAATTATAATACACAGTTCTGTACCCACCATCATAATCAGCACCCCTGCTAAACCAGGACCAATCAGAAATGCTCCTGAATTTGTCATTCCTAAAAATGAATTGAACCGCTTCCGTTTCGTTTGAGGTACAAGTTTTGTTATGTATACAGAAGAAGCCGGACCAAAAAATGCTCCAATCATATGAATAATTAGAATCAACCCATAGATTCCCCATAGCGAGGATAGCAAGGGAATACAAAAGACGAGGGCACCCCTTAGGATATCAACCATTACCATTAGCTTTCGTTCGTTCACCCGGTCTACGACACTACCTGACCACACATTCATCAATAGAACGGCGATAGGCTTTAATACATAGAGACCCGCTACAGCAGCAGGTGAACCTGTAAGATCTAAAATCAACAGGTTAATAGCAATTAAATAAATCCAGTTTCCTAAAAAAGAAATTCCAACCCCTGACAGCAACAACAACGGATTCTTCCAAGCCAGTATCTTCACCTTACTCAGAAGTAATCCTTATCAGATTTCCATCTGGATCAGCTATTTTGAAACCCCTCATTTCCCATGGGTACGACTGAATCCCCACTACAACAGGATAGTCCGCTTGCTGAAATCGCTCATATACCGTTTCAAGTCGATCAACTACGATAATCATCTCAGCTCCGTTCCCTTTACCGTGTGCCATTCCATTTCGACTGAAGTAGTTTCGCTCTTCTTGCTTCTTATTAAGCACCTCTTCTGAAGTTAACAAAAGTGAGAAACAATCATAATTGAATCGTGCAGCACGCTCATTCTTCCCGTATAGCTCTAACCCTACGAGATGTTGATAAAAGTCTAAAGATCTTTCTATATCTTTGACATAGTATTCCATCCTAAATAAGATACTCATCCTATCTTCCTTTCTATGTTGTTAAACTAGCATTCTAATCCTTTTTCATTAAGCGGATATTGCTTTTACCATCCACAGCTCCTATTGTAGAAGATTGCATCCCTACCCACTTCTACGAAAGGATATATTTCCCTCCTCTAACTTGCATATTTTAGACTCCATTAAAATAAAATTTGACAAACTCCACCAACAGCCGTACTATTATTCTTAATTTCATACGTGATGCAATGACGGAACAGAGTAGGATAAATATCCCTGTTACAGAGAGTCGATGGTTGCTGTGAATCGACACACATATTTATGTGAATTACTTTCCTGAGCTTCTGATTGGAAACCGAGCAGGTAGTAGAATCAGACGGTAAATCCGATATCTTGTTAAGTGGAAGATGAGTTTAAGCTCATTCTTTAACTTGGGTGGTAACGCGTGATAGAAGCACGTCCCATGATTGGGGCGTGCTTTTTTGTATGTTAAAAGGGGGATGGATTATGAAATTTGTGAACCAATTAAACAACAATCAACAAATGGAGCTACAAACACAGTTCGAAGTATTATCATATGGAGTGGAACGAATCGTTCCAAAAGAAGAGTTAAAAGAAAAAATCGCAAAGTCGATCGTAAAAAAGCAACCATTGAAAGTAAAATTAGGTCTAGATCCAACTGCACCTGATGTACACTTAGGCCATACGGTCGTATTAAATAAACTGAAGCAATTCCAACAGTTTGGACATAGGATCCAGCTTATTATCGGGGACTTCACCGGTAGGATTGGCGATCCCACTGGGAAAGACACAGCAAGAAAAGCCCTGACAGATGAAGAAGTACAGCATAATGCGAACACGTACTACGAACAATTCGGGAAAGTCATTAACATGGAAAAGGTAGAACTTCACTACAACTCCAAATGGTTATCCACCTTTGATTTTTCTAAAGTTCTTGAGTTAGCAAGCACGGTAACGGTCGCCCGCATGTTAGAAAGAAACGACTTCCACAACCGTTACAAATCCCATAAACCGATTTATCTTCATGAATTTTTCTATCCGGTTATGCAAGGGTATGACTCTTATGCATTACAATCAGATATAGAACTCGGGGGAACCGATCAAGAGTTTAATGTCCTCTTCGGGCGCCAAATTCAGGAACACTATGAGCAAGAGAAGCAAGTCGTCTTACTTTTGCCACTGATCGAAGGTCTCGATGGTGTTGAGAAAATGTCTAAATCGAAAGGCAATTACATCGGAGTAGACGAAAGTCCGAACGACATATTTGGTAAGACCATGTCCATTCCAGATGGGTTGATTGTGAAGTATTTTGAGTTAACGTCAAACCTCTCCATCGAGGAAGTCTCGACGATTAAATCAATGCTTGAAAATGGCACCCTCCATCCGAAAGATGCAAAAGTTCGTCTCGCTCATTCCTTAGTAGAGTTGTTCTACAGCAAAGAAGAAGCGGATCAAAGCCAAGGAAATTTCGCTAATGTATTCGGTAAGAATAAGATGCCAGAAAATATGCCCGAAGTTATTTGGGAGCTCGAAACAAGTATCAGCATTATTGACTTAGTGAAAGGGTTGAATTTATTGCCTTCTAAAAGCGAAGCCAGAAAGATGGTCCAAAATGGTGGTGTCCGCATCAATCAGGAAAAAGTAATGGATCCTTCACAAATGATAGAAGTTGTTGATGGAATTGTCGTACAGGTGGGAAAGAGGAAATTTGTAAGGCTTAAAGTGAACCCCTAAACCTTACTAAATATTTGTCCCCTCTCTCCCCTATGCATACCTAAGACATTGGACTATTTATAAATCAGGCCAGTCCCCTCCCCTCAATGCCTATACCTCTTTATACTTTTTGGAATATACATAGTAGTACATGTCTAATAGAAAGGAGAATACCATGGCTACTGAAGTGTATGTTCCAACCGATTATCCCACAATCCAGGAGGGGATTGATAATGTTGATCCAGGGGGCACCGTTTATGTTGAAGCAGGCTTGTACACACCCGCAGCTTCTATCACCATTACTAAACCTGTTACGATATTAGGTCCCCAGGCCGATGTTGATCCAAGACCCATTTGCTCGACCACAAGAATCCCTGGTGATCCGACTACAGAAGCAATTGTGGATGGGGGTGGTGCACTCTCGAATATATTTATCATCCAAGCCGATGATGTGACCATTAATGGGTTTGAAGTTCGTAACGGTAACGGAGATTTAATATATTCACCTGTTCCCATCAAGTTTCGACCAATTGTAAGTTACAATATTGTTCACAATAGTCTTACTGATGAAGGAATACAATTACGCGCAATAAGGGATGGATTGATTACCTACAACCATGTTTATGATACAGCAGGAGATGCCATAAACGTTTGTTGTGGATCTACCAACAACACCATAAGCTACAATGAAGTAAACAACATTCGATCCGGTAATGCTGCTTTGTATTTTTATGAAGCCAGTGATTTCATCATAGAACAAAACATTGTTCACGATGTTCGTATTAATGACGGAATTAAGCTCGGCGACAGTGGGGATGACAATCTAACAGGAGGTGTGATCCGTAATAACATCGTTTACGATGTCGCTCAGGATGGAATCACTCTTCGAATGAGTAACACCCTCATTGATGGAAATGAAATCTATAACACCAGAAGTGACAACGGTGCCATCTATATTGACGGGCGGCCTGACTCAATTTCGATTACGAATAACTGCGTTCGCGATAATGGAGAACCTGGTGGTTTAACTTATGGAGTCCGCATCGGCAAAGATGGAAACCTTCCAACCAATGTACTTGTTACAGGCAACAACATTTTTAACAACATTGCCGGTGAGCTTTTTTATAATTCATCGATTCCACCTGCTCTCGACGCAGAGGACAATTGGTGGGGGGATGCTTCCGGGCCGCCTCCAGGTTCAATTGTAGGGAATGTAGATTACTTCCCCTTTCTTACTGAACCTGCGCAAGTTTGTAATCCTAACATTTTATGTCCCGATGATATCATCGTTTCAAATGATCCTGGCCAATGTTCAGCGGTGGTTAGCTACGAGGTCACAGCTAGAAGTAACGATTGTGGCATAGTCGAAATAACTTGCAACGGAAACACTCAGACTTTCTTTCCCCCTCAACAAGAAGTGACGATCACCGAAGAAAAAACGTTTATTGTGGGAACCACTGATGTTACCTGCACCACAACAAATGCCAGTGGGGACCAGGGTGAATGTAGCTTTAGCGTTACTGTAAATGACACAGAACCACCCGTTATCACCTGCCCTGCTGATGTGGTAGTTGGCGTTGGCCCCGGCGAACCAGGGACAATTGTGAATTTCCCGAATCCAACAGTAACCGATAACTGCCAGGGAGCAACAGCAGACTGCACTCCTTCCTCAGGCGACTTCTTTCCTGTAGGCACAACCCCTGTAACCTGTACTGCCACAGATGCATCCGGAAATAAGAGCCAATGTACGTTTAGCGTCAGAGTAGCCCAAATCAATCAACTGAGTGCGGACGTTCTTGTTCGTATTACGAATGAAGTCGATGTCACCGCCCCTATCACACTTGAGCTTCCAACAGAACTTCCCTCAGATCAACTAACGTTTACCCAAAACAACGTACCACCCTCATATTGTATAAATGCTAATAAAGTATATGATTGGATTGTGTTCTGCTCTACTGAACGAGTAACCATTCCTCTCCCAGATGAGTGTATCGTGGCCATACTAGATTGCCAAAACGCCGGCCAAACGATTACAAAAACATGTCGAGTACTATCTGATGAAAGTACTTTTGATATTGTGGGTACTATTCAACCATTTCCACAACAGCCTGAACTAAGTATAGTGCCAATCGAAATCTCAGTCCCTATTATTCTTACCTATCGCTGTAATAATGAATGTATCTGTACAGTTGAAGCTATTGTGACAACCCATGATGAAGTTATCGTTTGTTATCCGGAGGACACATCATTTGAAGCAAGGGTTCGTGATGGCTCATGCAGGATCATTCGTGAAATTGAAACAATGGATTAAGTAGTCAAAAGTTAGAGCTTTTTTTACAGTTCTAACTTTTGATTGAGGTCAGCGGGACAACCTATTTACCCAAAGCCTTCCTTTCACTGTGCAAACGTGTCTTCCATCCATGCCTCAAACGTTTCTTTTTCTTCTATTTGCGGATAATGGGCCGATTCTTCAAATCTGACAAACCCCTTTTCCTTTGCTTTAATCGTGTCAAAGTAGTCTTTAGCCGCCGCAGAAGAAGTCTGGTAATCATAATCTCCCATTATAAAATAAACCGGAACGTCCAAATTTGTAACGATTGAAGGCAGAGGGTGTTCAAATACTTCCGGCAGCAATGCTTCTTGAGAGATAGAAATTCCCCTCAGGTAGCGAATCACGTCCATTAAGTTGTATTCGCTACTCCACATTTTCCCAACCAGGTTCTTATCAGGATTCTCAATCTTCCTCGTTGCTCCTCCATACTTCATAATAGATCTTCTCGGGGTTACAGTCTCTCCGCTATACACCGGCATCTTCACATCTTGGAGCGCTTCCACCACCTCCTGGTCCCCCGCAGCTTTTGCCTCCTTCATTGCAAAATTCCAACTCTCCACCTCACTTTTAACGACATCACTCATTTGTCCAATACCAACGTAGGCTTCAAATTTCTCTGGTTCTTTAGCGGCAGCTTGCATAGCAATATAAGTACCATAAGAGTGCCCAACCAGAATGACTTTCTCTTGCTCCAGTCGATCTGAAACATAGTCGGTTAATGCTAATAAGTCCTCCACTAGTACCGAAGAAGATAAATTCGAATAGTCCTCCAAGAAATGATAAGACTTTCCTGTTCCTCTCTGATCATAATTCACTACAGTGAATTGATCTTCTAAACCGCTCTGATAAGCATCTGCATAGGTTAATTCGGAAGAACCAGGCCCGCCATGCACAAAAATAACCACAGGATGGCCTCGGTCTTGCCCACGTATCATAATTTCATGACCAGTCCCATTAAGATTGACTTGTTCTAATGTACTGATACTGTTATCACCTTTCACTTTTGGAGTCCAGGTGGGGAAGAATAGGGCAACGATTATCAACATAATGGAAATCAATCCAACCAAACTCAGGGTTTTGACCAACACTCTTTTGTCTTTCATATGATCACCTCCACATCCAATTTTTATTGATTGATTAATCAATCATTTTTATTTAAAAATGTTCTACTCTTTCCGTCTGTTCCTCTTTAATCTTTTGTTTGTTTAAAAGAAGATTCTTGTTCACTTTCAAAAACAGAATTAGTCCTAATGAACCAAGAACAACGTACTTCACCCCCATAGCCCACGCTGGAATAAGACCGCTTATAACCACTCCAAGAGCGGCTACTAGCATCGCTATGTATCCCGTGAACTGAAAGGCAGCTAAATACGAACTTCTCTTATCCTCAGGAGCCAAGTCAGCTAACATGCTTTGTTTAATGGGGATATACATGAGTTCGCCGATTGTTACAATAGCCATTAGCCCAATTAATATCAGCGGGGAACTGACAAATATAAACAAGGCATACCCGACCGTATAAGAGATTAACCCGACTACTAAAACAGTGTGATTACTCCATCTCTTAATGAACCACGTTATAAAGCTAGCCGCAAAGACTACGAGAAAAGTATTTTCTGAACGCAAAATCCCAATCATCAACAAGCCATCAATTTGAACATTTATGGATGGGATATTGCTCAATTTCTGCGTTTCAATGGTATGAACAAAATGGAGGCCTAAAAAATTTGTAAGTTGTTCCTCAAGGGATAAAACCAAGATCGCCGCAAACAGAAGCATTACGAATATGCGGTCCCCGAAAACGGTTTTATAATTAGTCCACATATTGTCTTTGGCCTCTGGATTTGATGGTTTTATTGGAGTTTTTATGTAGGATTCAGTGATGAACAGCTGTGTGATGATGGCAGATAATAATGAGACAGCGGATATACTTAGGAACAGTTGAAAAAGATAATGTTGAAACAAGAGGGCACCTACTACTCCAGCAATAGCTGAAGCCATGTTTCCAACCCAGTACAATAACGTAAACACATACCGACGGTTTTCACTAAAAGTGACATCTAACACCATGGCTTGAGAAACGGGACCGATGACCCCACCGAAGAACATAGCAACGATAAAAATACCGAATGTGGCATAAGGAGCATCAAACCAAGGGGAATTCATACAGGCTATTGCGAGAAAAGCAATAGCGGCTCCTACTTCTGACCATACCATTAACCTCTTTCGCCCAATTCGGTCAGAGGAGAAGCCACCAATGATCCCTCCTGCTATTCCAAAGCCAATAAGACTGATGACCATTAAACCCGTTACGACTTCACCCACTTTTTGAGCAAAATACACAGCAAGAAATGGAAGAACCATCATGTTGGAGAATCGAGTGAAAAACTGAGTGATCAATCTTATCTTCACATTGCGATGCAGCTCTTTAAACTTCATACAATCCCTCCTCGTATTATGGATTACTCGGACCAAATAATAGATAAGCCTGGCGAATGAATGTATCCCATCGCTCCATTTCCTCAGCAGAATCGATAAACGTTAGACGAACCCCATTAATAAACGACAAATAAGAATCGCTAATATCATTCGGTTCTAATTGAATGAGCTCCCCCTTCTCTTGCCCCTTTAAAATAAGAGGTCTAAGAGCCTCCCTCAGGTGAAGGGAAAATTGATCAAGTTCCTTAAACAGATCCGGGAACCGTTCTGGTTGACCGATTACATATTGGAGCATGCGAGCGTAAGTGGTTTGTTGGGCAAAGAAACGGAACTGCCTCTCAATAGTCTCTTTAATCTGCTCCGCAGGATGTTCAGAAGGATGCGGAATGCTGAACATTACGGATTTAACTTCTTCTAAAGGCTCGAGTACAGATGCTTTAAAAAGATCTTCCTTATTTTCAAAATACGTAAAAACGGTCCCATAGCTTACTCCAGCTGTTTTAGCCACTTCCTTAATAGTGGTAGTAGAGTATCCGTTAACCGCAAACGTTTGAATACCAGCTTGAAGTATACGTTCTCTTTTTTCTGATGATTTTTGCATGGCCATTATAATCTCTCCCAATAAATAATGATTGATTAATCAATCATTATTATATCTTTCATCTTTCGATTTGTAAAGTTTTCCATAACAAGTGCGTATTCTCTTGTTCTGCTATCGACCTTATGGAACAAGATTTCGAAATACCCTTAGCATCAACTTATTCTTATATCCCTACTAAAAAACCCCTTCCCTCAAAAGGAAAGGAGTCAGGACACCTTCATATATAAAAGAACGCCTACAACCATCTCTGCCCTATTCTACACAGAGTCAGTGGATTCTGATTCGAACTGTTTGGCATGTTGATCTCCCCACTTATGCAGGGTTTCCATAATGGGCTTTAGTTCTTTTCCGTAATCGGTTAACGTATATTCAACTTTTGGGGGGACAGATGGAAAGATCGTTCGGTTGATTATTTGATGATGTTCAAACTCTCTTAAGTGAGTGCTTAGCATTTTTTTAGTAATAGTTGGAATTAATCTCTGCAATTCACTAAACCGGAGTGTTTCATGCTCCATCATGTGAAATAAAATAATATGTTTCCACTTTCCGGTTAAAAGTTCAAGAACTTCATTCGCTTTACATGGTATAGACATTCTCTCATTCCTTCCACAACAAGATAGTCCCTCGATGTAAGAACTTTTCTGCTTAATACGTTACTACGTTTATGTGATGAATTCAAACTAAAAAAGTCCCGACATTTTGTTCATGTCGGGACTTTTTATAAAGTTACTTCACATCTAGTTTGATAACATTCCCTGTAGGATCATGGATTAACATCCTATCTTCGTTCACACGATAACCTAAGCTCTCCAAGCGGTAAATAGCTTCTTGTCTCGCTTCTAATCCAGGAAAGATAAGAGAATAGTGCTGAAGACCAACCCGATTAGTAGAAGGTGATTCAGCTTTTTCTCCTTTCCACGTATTTAATCCTATGTGATGATGATACCCGGCTGTTGAGATGAAAAGGGCCTTATCTAGTTGATCAAACGTCGTCTGAAAACCAAGACCCTTACAATAAAAATCTTTTGCTGCTTGTAAATCACGCACGTGTAAATGGATGTGTCCGATAACCGTCTCTTCAGGCATTCCCTTCCATTTCTCCCCATTTAACTCTGATAGAATCGAGTCCCCGTCTAGTGGCTCCACCGTCATGACAATTTGTTGATCTTCACGCTTCCACTGGTGTGTAGGACGATCATGATAAACTTCAATCCCATTTCCATCTGGATCATCGAAGTATAATGCTTCACTCACAAGGTGATCAGCAGCACCTAAACGGATACCATTCTCAGATAGGTGATAAATAAACGTAGCCAGATCTTTCCGATTAGGCAAAAGAATGGCAAAATGATAAAGTCCTGCCTCTCTTCGATCCTTGGGTTCAATCAATTCTGGCTGCTCGATTCTCACCAGAGGTGTTATCCCATCCGAGGATAACACAACCCTCGTTTTATCTTCCTCGATAACTTTCAATCCCAGTATAGATGTATAAAATGTTTTTGATTTTTCTAAGTCCTGAACTTTTAATGCAACTTCCCCAACTCGAATAGCCGGATCTTGAAAGAACGTTCTTTCCATATTCCTCATCCCTTCATAAACTCATTAGCTTTACTATATTCCCTTTTACAACGACTAACAAGAAGGCACTTAATCCTCCCCTGGTTTCATAAAGGATACTTTCACAAGGGGCGCGGCATGGCCCTAATAAGTATACTTTTAAAGAGGACTTCCATACCCCGCATGATTTAGGATATTCTGGTTTGTGTTTATCTTCTTCCATTTGCTATGATTGTTCAGGTGTTTAAAGAGAATATGGAAAGCTTCTTACCATATATGTAACTTTCCCTCTTAAGAATGGAGGCTTTTTTTTGAAATGGATTGTAGATCTAATTAGAGGATTAACGTACAAGCAATGGATCTTTACTACCTTAATTGGTATCTGTTTTATCGCTTCTATGGTTTTTGTGAATCATAATAGTTCCTTTTACAAACGAACCATAGCTGAAGTTACAGACACTCAATTGGAAAATAAGGAAAATGTGAAGGATCAACATGGAAATGAAGACCAAATTGGAACGCAGCAACTAACCGCTGTTATTCAAAATGGAGAAAGAAAGGGAGACACCGTTCATTTAACAAATAAATATTCCATTTCCGGTGCCTATGATCAACATTATCAGGCAGGTAATGAATTGTTTATTTCTGTGGATAACCGCTCCGCTGAAGGGAAATTATCCGGCTCTGTTTTAGATGTAAAACGGGATAAATACGTTGTATTAGTGGGCTGGTTCTTTATCTTAATGTTACTCGTTGTAGGGAAAAGACGGGGCTTATTCTCATTAATTAGCTTGACTATTAACGCAGGACTCATGTTTTACGCCCTTGATGTATACGTCAATCATGGAAATTGGAGTTTGTTGTGGATCAGTGGTATTTTAGTCATTCTGTTTACAGTCATCTCTTTATTACTACTCAATGGTTTCAATGAAATGACGTATGCAGCAATTGCATCCACGCTCATTGGAATCTTTCTCTCTTTATTGATTACATATGTGGTCATTAAGTTTACAGCAGGAAGTGGACTAAGATATGAAGAAATGCAGTTTCTTACCAGACCTTATAAAGTTGTCTTCATGGCTGGACTGTTCGTCGGGTCACTCGGGGCTGTTATGGATGTCGCCATAACCATTTCATCGTCCATCTTTGGTCTCTATGAGAGCAATCCCACAATTAGCGTCAAAGCGCTACACCAATCAGGAATGGATATCGGAAAAGATGTAATGGGGACGCTCACGAACATATTGTTTTTCGTCTATGCCAGTGGTTCTATACCATCTATCATATTATTCTTAAAAAATTCTTCTGCTTTAGGGTTCACCCTATCGATGAACCTTTCATTGGAGTTCACCCGTGCCCTGGCTGGTGGAATTGGAATCGTCTTAACCATTCCGATAGCTGTGTACACTTCTATATTTTTTGTGAAACGAAAGAGGAATAGTATATGAATGCATTAATGATCCTATCTGTAATTTTATTTGTTCTAATGACGCTTATTGGAGGCAGTAAAGGAGCACTATCGTTCCTTTCTTTGTTTATCAACTTTGTGGTCCTTCTGATCGCGATTTTTCTCATGTTATCACCAGGCATGAACCCTATTATCTTAACGATCATTGCATGCGCTCTCTTTAGCTGTATTAATCTCTTCTTCGTCAATGAAGTAAACAGGAAAACCATTACAGCTTTCATTTCAACGATGATTACGATTGCCGTCTTATTGCTATTAATTGATGTCATAACAAGCTTATCGATGATTCAAGGATTTAGCGAAGAGCAGTCAGAAGAAATTGCTCCATACTCCTTGTTTGTTGGAGTCGATTTCATCAAAATCGGTGCATCTGTCATTATCATTAGCACGATTGGGGCCATTACAGAAGTAGCGATTTCCATTACATCATCGATGGGTGAAACCTTGCTACACCACCCTACCATTAGTCGAAAAGATTTATTCCTATCTGGTATGAGGATCGGGAAGGATATTCTTGGCACGGATACGAATACATTATTCTTCGCCTTTTTTGGCGGGTATATGGCTTTGCTTATTTGGTTTATCGATCTAGATTATTCCATTGGACAAATCGTCAATTCAAAGGTTTTTAGTTCTGAAATGATTACGATCTTTTGTGCGGGGATTGGGATTGCACTAATCATCCCTATTACTTCGTGGATTAATGCTTATGTTGCGGTGAAGAAAGCTCAAACGAGTTAACTTACAAAAGGTTCCTTCGATCTTAACCGAAGGAACCTTTTTTAGACTCTTTAATGGGAAACGTGATTTCAATTCCAACAGGAAATCGGGTGGTTTCCAAGCACACCTCACGCTCAGGTTTAACCGAAAGGAAACAACCTAGCTAGTTAATCCTCCTTCTCCTGAATGGGATAGCCGGATTTAATATGCAAATCTCTCTGTGGAAATGGAATCTCAACACCGTAATGGTTTAATTGTTCATAAATTCGAAAGTTCAAATCACTTTTAATTCGAATGACTTCTTCAGGGTTCGAGATCCAAATGAATAGTTCAAAATCCAAAGATGAGTCACCAAAGCCTGTGAAATTCACAAATGGTTCTGGTGAATCTAAAATGATAGAGTTAGCCACCCTTGCTTCTCTAGCAATGGTTAACAGGATCTCCTTTACAAGAAGAACATCGGTCCCATAAGCCACTCCGATTGGAACGGTGAGGCGAAGTCTTGGGTCAGAGAAGGAGCGGTTCACGACTTTTTCTTCTAGAAAGTAAGAGTTCGGAATAATAATATGCTCGTTCTCAAGTGTACGAACAACGGTAGCTCGCATGCTGATCTTTTCCACGTCACCGATTACGTCATCAATAATAACACGGTCCCCTACTTTTATCGGTCGCTCAAACAGTAAGATGAGTCCTGAGATAAAGTTGGATGCAATATTTTGCATTCCAAATCCAATCCCTACCCCAAGCACTCCGGCAAATACTGTTAGAGCACTCAGATCAATCCCGACGGTCGTTAAGCTTACAAAAACAGCAATCACCATAATTACGTAATGGATAATGCGTTCCATTGTAAATTGCAAGCCTTTGTCTAATTGGTGACGTTCATAAAAGAATGGAAGAATATAATGATTAAGAATTTTAGAAAGTCGACTTGCCAGCGTGATGATTAACAAAGCAATGAGGATTAAAAACAAAGTAACGTTTACTTCACCTATTGAGAAAAAGCTATAAAACAGCCATTTAGAATCAGAGAAATAAACGATCAGAAATACAAGTATTCCGTTATAGGTAAACCACTTTATAAGGGAAAGAAGCGCTTGCCGCACCCCTTCTTTATTTCGGAAAACCCGTTTAATGAAAAGAGATAATATCGATCGGAACAAAATGATCCCGACTACAAATAAAGATACTGTTATGATATCTCCCCACTGCCACATATTCAGTGATTCCATGAACAGGTTTAACACCTCCAACATATACTTCTTATGCTTTTCAAAAGGATTATTTCAAATAAAATAAGCAACCCTTGTGGTTGCTATTTTACTAATCTATTCAATATCCCTGGTAGATATGAAATCGTCCTTCTACTCTTTTTTTCGACAAAAACATCAAATTCCCTTCTTGATATACCTATTGATATGGTAAGGAGGAATAATCTCAGTCCTTATGATGGACATTCTTAAGAGGTTTTTTTGAACTGATTTTATTCATAAATATTCGGAGTTGCTACTAAGTATGTTCCTAATTATAAAGGAGTTGATCAGTCCCCTTTTTCGCTCTAGCTTCTTATCATGTAGCACTTGTCTTTGCAGCACATTGATAAACCATATCTCCAAAAGAACGAATGTCCTCGAGATAATCGAATCCTTCAGAAGAACCGTATCGGTTAAACATTCTCACTGCAACGAGGTCTTCATCTGGGATCACAAGCAGCGCAACATTTGTATACCCAAGTAATTGATAGGAACCCTTCGGTACTCCGTCACCAAGTTGGTTAAAGCTATAGTTCGTGTCTTTGACAAA
The nucleotide sequence above comes from Pontibacillus chungwhensis. Encoded proteins:
- a CDS encoding mechanosensitive ion channel family protein codes for the protein MESLNMWQWGDIITVSLFVVGIILFRSILSLFIKRVFRNKEGVRQALLSLIKWFTYNGILVFLIVYFSDSKWLFYSFFSIGEVNVTLFLILIALLIITLASRLSKILNHYILPFFYERHQLDKGLQFTMERIIHYVIMVIAVFVSLTTVGIDLSALTVFAGVLGVGIGFGMQNIASNFISGLILLFERPIKVGDRVIIDDVIGDVEKISMRATVVRTLENEHIIIPNSYFLEEKVVNRSFSDPRLRLTVPIGVAYGTDVLLVKEILLTIAREARVANSIILDSPEPFVNFTGFGDSSLDFELFIWISNPEEVIRIKSDLNFRIYEQLNHYGVEIPFPQRDLHIKSGYPIQEKED
- a CDS encoding MFS transporter is translated as MKFKELHRNVKIRLITQFFTRFSNMMVLPFLAVYFAQKVGEVVTGLMVISLIGFGIAGGIIGGFSSDRIGRKRLMVWSEVGAAIAFLAIACMNSPWFDAPYATFGIFIVAMFFGGVIGPVSQAMVLDVTFSENRRYVFTLLYWVGNMASAIAGVVGALLFQHYLFQLFLSISAVSLLSAIITQLFITESYIKTPIKPSNPEAKDNMWTNYKTVFGDRIFVMLLFAAILVLSLEEQLTNFLGLHFVHTIETQKLSNIPSINVQIDGLLMIGILRSENTFLVVFAASFITWFIKRWSNHTVLVVGLISYTVGYALFIFVSSPLILIGLMAIVTIGELMYIPIKQSMLADLAPEDKRSSYLAAFQFTGYIAMLVAALGVVISGLIPAWAMGVKYVVLGSLGLILFLKVNKNLLLNKQKIKEEQTERVEHF
- a CDS encoding TetR/AcrR family transcriptional regulator, translated to MAMQKSSEKRERILQAGIQTFAVNGYSTTTIKEVAKTAGVSYGTVFTYFENKEDLFKASVLEPLEEVKSVMFSIPHPSEHPAEQIKETIERQFRFFAQQTTYARMLQYVIGQPERFPDLFKELDQFSLHLREALRPLILKGQEKGELIQLEPNDISDSYLSFINGVRLTFIDSAEEMERWDTFIRQAYLLFGPSNP
- a CDS encoding winged helix-turn-helix transcriptional regulator: MSIPCKANEVLELLTGKWKHIILFHMMEHETLRFSELQRLIPTITKKMLSTHLREFEHHQIINRTIFPSVPPKVEYTLTDYGKELKPIMETLHKWGDQHAKQFESESTDSV
- a CDS encoding YibE/F family protein; this encodes MKWIVDLIRGLTYKQWIFTTLIGICFIASMVFVNHNSSFYKRTIAEVTDTQLENKENVKDQHGNEDQIGTQQLTAVIQNGERKGDTVHLTNKYSISGAYDQHYQAGNELFISVDNRSAEGKLSGSVLDVKRDKYVVLVGWFFILMLLVVGKRRGLFSLISLTINAGLMFYALDVYVNHGNWSLLWISGILVILFTVISLLLLNGFNEMTYAAIASTLIGIFLSLLITYVVIKFTAGSGLRYEEMQFLTRPYKVVFMAGLFVGSLGAVMDVAITISSSIFGLYESNPTISVKALHQSGMDIGKDVMGTLTNILFFVYASGSIPSIILFLKNSSALGFTLSMNLSLEFTRALAGGIGIVLTIPIAVYTSIFFVKRKRNSI
- a CDS encoding YibE/F family protein, translating into MNALMILSVILFVLMTLIGGSKGALSFLSLFINFVVLLIAIFLMLSPGMNPIILTIIACALFSCINLFFVNEVNRKTITAFISTMITIAVLLLLIDVITSLSMIQGFSEEQSEEIAPYSLFVGVDFIKIGASVIIISTIGAITEVAISITSSMGETLLHHPTISRKDLFLSGMRIGKDILGTDTNTLFFAFFGGYMALLIWFIDLDYSIGQIVNSKVFSSEMITIFCAGIGIALIIPITSWINAYVAVKKAQTS
- a CDS encoding VOC family protein; translation: MERTFFQDPAIRVGEVALKVQDLEKSKTFYTSILGLKVIEEDKTRVVLSSDGITPLVRIEQPELIEPKDRREAGLYHFAILLPNRKDLATFIYHLSENGIRLGAADHLVSEALYFDDPDGNGIEVYHDRPTHQWKREDQQIVMTVEPLDGDSILSELNGEKWKGMPEETVIGHIHLHVRDLQAAKDFYCKGLGFQTTFDQLDKALFISTAGYHHHIGLNTWKGEKAESPSTNRVGLQHYSLIFPGLEARQEAIYRLESLGYRVNEDRMLIHDPTGNVIKLDVK